Sequence from the Rhodococcus jostii RHA1 genome:
CCAACATCCTCGTCCAGGACCTGTGCCCGCTCGATCAGACCGGACATTTCAACCTGCCCTACGACCCGTTCTCGCAGCAATTGGTCCTCAATACGCTCGATCCTGCACACGCGATCGTGCCGCCGTGCACGTTCGTGCCGCTGGGCACGGGCATCGCGGGAGTGATCATCGCGAGCAATTTCTGAGTTGCCTCGCGCCGAACGGTTGCTCGGTTGCCCCGTCGGACCGCTTCGCTAGACTGCGGGCCATGGAGTGGGGGGATTCCGGATCGAACCCGTGCACAGTCGAGTTAGGCGGCCCATGAGTTCGGTTCTAGGTGTGTCGGTCGGTGCGAGCGCGGTGCGCTTGGCACGACCCGACTCCGTGAACCGTGACGACGCCGGGAGCCGGCTCCTCCCAGACTTCCGGGCCCAGGTCGTCGCCGCGGGGCGGGACCTACCGGAGGAACTCGCCGCCGAATCGATCGGCGTCGTCCTCGCCGGGGCACCCGACGCCGGGCAGGTCCGAGCCACCGGGGTCGCCTACCGCGACGAAGCCCAGGCAGGCGCCGTCCAGGCGGCGATGGCCCGGCAGCAACTCGCCAACTACCAGCTCGTCACCGAAGCGTCTGCGGCACTGAAGTTCCTCGACGTCTCGGGCGCCCTCGGCGACCATGCGACGCTCATGTTCTACGACCTGGGCAGCTCCGGGCTCACCGTGAGTGTCGTCGACCGGGCGACGGGGAAGGTGGTGGAGACGGTCCGCACCGACACGGTGAGCGGAGACGTCTTCGACCGGCTGATCCGCGACAACCAGTTGGAGAACAAGCGGATCGAGGAGCCCGGCGACGCGGCAGCCGGGCTCGCGCTCGACCTCCGCTGTCGTGAGGCGAAAGAGCGGCTGTCCACCGGCGGTGCCGTCGCGGTGCCCGGTGACGGCGGGCTGCTGTTGCTGTCCCGCGGCGTCTTCGACGCGCTGATCGGTGTCACCGTCGAATCCTCGGCACGTCTCGCCCGCGACGTCATCACGAGGTCGGGACGAACCCCCGACGCCGTGGTGCTCATCGGCGGCGGTGCCCGCATTCCCCTCGTGCGGTCGGTGCTGCAGTCGTGGCTCGGGTTGCCGGTCGTCGTTCCCGATCACCCGGAACTCGTTGCGGCACAGGGTGCTGCGCTGCTCGCCCAGCAGGTGGTGCAGCCACCCGCCGAGGTCGTCAGGGTCATCCCGCCGCCCTACACACCGCAGTCCGCACCGGACACAGTCGTCGCCACCTACCAGGCTCCGAGCGCGACCGTCGCACGCACCGGTGCGCCGTCGAGTACTCCGTCCTGGCTGAGCGCCGCCGCGCCGCCGCCGAGTCAGCAGGTGGCCAAGCCCCAGATACGGGGGGCCGCGCTGGCGGGCAGCGCACTCGCCGTGGTCGCGGTGATCGGTCTCGGGCTCGGGTACGGCAAGAACCTGCTGGCCCGCACCGAGGGCTCGTCTCAGCCGGTGACCACACAACTCACCACCGAATCGCCGGTCGTCACCGAGGTGGCCACACCGTCCCCGACGACGCCCCCGCCGCCTCCGACGTCCGAGGCCGTCGAAGCGCCGGTCCAGACGGCGTCGCAGATCCGGATTCCCGAACCGGCGCCCGCACCGCCGGCCCCACCGCCCGCGCCGCTGTTCCCCGGTCTGCCGCAGATTCAGTTGCCGCCGCTCCAACTGCCCGAACTCCCCACGTTCCCCGGAACGTAGTCGCCGCCGTTCTCCGGGCCTACGATGGGAATGGTTCCGGCGTAGAGAGGATGTGTGCAGTGACTGCAAATCCAGCGGAGTTCCACAGCACTCCCAACGTTCCCAGGCCCTCGGCGGCCTCGCCGGCAGACACGCGCCGGCTCGTCGCCTACTCCAAGCCGATCCTGAAGATGTTCCCGCCCACCAGCGAGCATGCGGCCAAAGTGACGATGCTGACCGTCTACGCGCTGATGGTCATCGCCATCATCTTCATCGTCCTCCGGGAGTTCGGCGTCTTCAGCTAGCGGTCGCCGCGCTACTTGGAATGGCGGCCACCGCGTGACGGCTTGATCGCGGGCGCCCCGCCGGAGGGACCCGCGCCGATCGGACGTGCCAGCATCACCGCGATCGCGGTGGTCAGCGGAACCGACAGTGCCAGGGCGATGCCACCGACCGCCGAACGCACGATCTCGATGGCCACGGCATCACTGAGCAGCACGTCCTGGATCGACCGCCCCGCCACACTGAACAGCAACAGCAGCGGCAACGCCCCGCCGGCATACGCGAGGACGAGGGTGTAGACGGTGCTGGCGATGTGATCGCGACCGACGCGCATCGCCGAACCGAAGATCTGACGCCGGGACGCGTCGGGGTCCAGCGACGCCAGTTCGAACGCCGATGCCGCCTGCGTGATGGTGACGTCGTTGAGCACACCCAGCGAGCCGATGATGAACCCGGCCAGCAGGAGCCCGGTGATGCTGACGTGCTGTATGTACGTCTGTACGTTGGTGTTCTGTTCCTCGGAAAGCCCTGTCAGACGAGTCATCTCGATGGTGGCGTAGGACAGGATCGCGGCCACCAGCATCGACGCGAGAGTGCCCAGCAACGCCGAACTCGTTCGCAGGGAGACACCGTGCGCGAGGTACAGCACGGCATACAGGATCACCGCGCCCGAGACGAGAGCCACCGGGATCGCTGGCTTTCCGTCCAGGAGGGCCGGGAGGGTGAACAGGACGAGCACGCCGAACGAGACGACGATGCCGACGAGCGCCCGGAATCCGCGCCAGCGCGCGACCGCGATCACGACGGCGGCGAACGCGAGTGCGATGAGGGTGACGGGCAGGCCGCGGGCGTAGTCCTCGAACGAGTACTCCGTCGTGCCGTT
This genomic interval carries:
- a CDS encoding YibE/F family protein, which produces MSEFHGHGHGHGHSGGPAPMGPVAAKVVVGLLVAIGVAVLIGVIALWPGKPGVDVEQPFQSAQGGAVVTESGTVTMQNIGDCGSPSAGRVFTGTPLPPPAGAYECQRSIVDIESGPNTGTQTLLEIIPGPGQPDLRVGESIRLSRQTDVNGTTEYSFEDYARGLPVTLIALAFAAVVIAVARWRGFRALVGIVVSFGVLVLFTLPALLDGKPAIPVALVSGAVILYAVLYLAHGVSLRTSSALLGTLASMLVAAILSYATIEMTRLTGLSEEQNTNVQTYIQHVSITGLLLAGFIIGSLGVLNDVTITQAASAFELASLDPDASRRQIFGSAMRVGRDHIASTVYTLVLAYAGGALPLLLLFSVAGRSIQDVLLSDAVAIEIVRSAVGGIALALSVPLTTAIAVMLARPIGAGPSGGAPAIKPSRGGRHSK
- a CDS encoding Hsp70 family protein — its product is MSSVLGVSVGASAVRLARPDSVNRDDAGSRLLPDFRAQVVAAGRDLPEELAAESIGVVLAGAPDAGQVRATGVAYRDEAQAGAVQAAMARQQLANYQLVTEASAALKFLDVSGALGDHATLMFYDLGSSGLTVSVVDRATGKVVETVRTDTVSGDVFDRLIRDNQLENKRIEEPGDAAAGLALDLRCREAKERLSTGGAVAVPGDGGLLLLSRGVFDALIGVTVESSARLARDVITRSGRTPDAVVLIGGGARIPLVRSVLQSWLGLPVVVPDHPELVAAQGAALLAQQVVQPPAEVVRVIPPPYTPQSAPDTVVATYQAPSATVARTGAPSSTPSWLSAAAPPPSQQVAKPQIRGAALAGSALAVVAVIGLGLGYGKNLLARTEGSSQPVTTQLTTESPVVTEVATPSPTTPPPPPTSEAVEAPVQTASQIRIPEPAPAPPAPPPAPLFPGLPQIQLPPLQLPELPTFPGT